The following nucleotide sequence is from Coffea eugenioides isolate CCC68of chromosome 3, Ceug_1.0, whole genome shotgun sequence.
ACACATAATAATAGTCTGTTTGACACATAACATTGGTGAATCACCGCACATAATATTGCGAATCACCACACATAAAGAAGGAAAGTAAAGGCTTGAATCCATTTGACTATTGCGGGTCTGTTTGATAAAGAAGGAAACAAattttgcttccattttgccCTTGAAATTATGGACTGTGAGCTTTTTCTGGtaaaaaaaattgagcaaaaATGAGCTCTGAGACAAAATTGGCAAAATTTTATCTATAAGGGACTACTTTGACTGATTTTGAATGTGATGGACAAATAATATTGGTGACACATAATAATAGTCTGTCTGACACATAACATTGGTGAATCACCACACATAACATTGCGAATCACCACACATAAAGAAGGAAAGTAAAGGCTTGAATCCATTTGACTATTGCGAGTCTGTCTGAGAAAGAAGGAAACGAattttgcttccattttgccCTTGAAATTATGGACGGTGAGATTTTCTGGTCAAAAAAATTGAGCAAAAATGAGCCCTGAgaaaaaattggcaaaattttATCTATAAGGGACTACTTTGACTGATTTTGAATGTGATGGACAAATAATATTGGTGACACATAATAATAGTCTATCTAACACATAACATTGGTGAATCACCACACATAATATTGCGAATCACCACACATAAAGAAGGAAAGTAAAGGCTTGAATACATTTGACTATTGCGAGTCTGTCTGAGAAAGAAGGAAACGAattttgcttccattttgccCTTGAAATTATGGACTGTGAGGTTTTTCTGGTCAAAAAAATTGAGCAAAAATGAGCTCTGAGACAAAATTGGCAAAAATTTATCTATAAGGGACTACTTTGACTGATTTTGAATGTGATGGACAAATAATATTGGTGACACATAATAATAGTCTGTCTGACACATAACATTGGTGAATCACCACACATAACATTGCGAATCACCACACATAAAGAAGGAAAGTAAAGGCTTGAATCCATTTGACTATTGCGAGTCTGTCTGAGAAAGAAGGAAACGAattttgcttccattttgccCTAGAAATTATGGACTGTGAGGTTTTTCTGGTCAAAAAAATTGAGCAAAAATGAGCTCTGAGACAAAATTGgcaaaaatttatatataaggGACTACTTTGACTGATTTTGAATGTGATGGACAAATAATATTGGTGACACATAATAATAGTCTGTCTGACACATAACATTGGTGAATCACCACACATAACATTGCGAATCACCACACATAAAGAAGGAAAGTAAAGGCTTGAATCCATTTGACTATTGCGAGTCTGTCTGAGAAAGAAGGAAACGAattttgcttccattttgccCTTGAAATTATGGACGGTGagattttttggtcaaaaaaattgAGCAAAAATGAGCCCTGAgaaaaaattggcaaaattttATCTATAAGGGACTACTTTGACTGATTTTGAATGTGATGGACAAATAATATTGGTGACACATAATAATAGTCTATCTAACACATAACATTGGTGAATCACCACACATAATATTGCGAATCACCACAcataaagaagaaaagtaaagGCTTGAATCCATTTGACTATTGCGAGTCTGTCTgagaaagaaggaaacaaattttgctttcattttgcccttgaaaTTATGGACTGTGAggttttttggtcaaaaaaattgAGCAAAAATGAGCTTTGAGAAAAAATTGGCAAAAATTTATCTATAAGGGACTACTTGGACTGATTTTGAATGTGATGGACAAAAaggtattttttttccaaacatttgagggactaatttgacaatttttccTTATATAAAATACCAATACTTATTTTAAACATGTTACAATTTATTGATAGGTTTTTTGACACACATTAAGCGGACTACAAACTACTCAATTGTCATCCCTTCTCCTCTCActttaaaatttctttcttccaaaCATAGATATAACTAGATTCCAATCTTTTGTCATTTGCGCACGGTGCCGTACTGGTGAtcaaaccacaaaaaaaaaaaaaacgctgGACACAAAAAAGAAGGGATCTTCTTCCATTACAGTACATCGGATTGATACGAGAGATTTCCGTTGTTTAATGAACCCGCTACTGATACtctcaaaactcaagttttaatTGTACAGTACAATAGTAATATTTTGATGATTCACTTTCTAAAAtcgtatatatatattttttttctttttaatttccATGACAATTTAATTTAGTGGCTTTTCTTGTTTTGGGCTCAGTCAATTGTCAGGGAGTAAAAAGGGATAAAAGTTTTATGCAGTATTCCAAGCTACGGCATCAACGTCAACCTTCGGGCTCTAGCTAGCCCAAAAAAAAAGCCCAGAATACTTCTTTGCCTTTTGAtataatgaataaaaataaaaataaaaacaaaaatgaaccTAAGCTGGGGAAGAAGCATCACCGTTTTCTGTGTCCTACTGATCGTTTTGTCAACCGTGAAATAAACGTAATTGCATTCGCATCCGCCAATTCCTGATACCGATCGTCATTGCTGACAGAATAATAtccccagaaaaaaaaaattttgactgACCAAATCTTGACTCAAATATTACCAATATTCCATCATTAGTTGTCGTCCAGCAgcaaagtcaaaattttcctgaAACTTTAAAGAACAGGTACTCACCACCAATCCGACGTCTCTTGCAAGCTTCGTAGCTCCTATAAATAGTACTAAATATACTTCAAGAACTTCACCCCCTAACTATTCtgcaaagtgaaatttttaGCTTATTTTTGTGCTAAAAagatttgaaaaaagaaaaagggttcGAGAGAAAACTAGCCATGGCAGCAAGTGATGTAAAGCTTCTTGGTGCACGTCCGAGCCCATTCGTGAACCGGGTTCAGGTTGCCCTCAACCTCAAGTCAATAGACTATGAATTCATCCCACAAAACTTGGCAGAGAAAAGCGAGCTCCTTCTTAAATCTAATCCTGTTCACAAGAAGGTCCCAGTACTCATCCATGGTGATCAGCCCATCTCCGAGTCACTTGTGATTGTGCACTACGTTGATGAGGTCTGGTCTGGTCCTCCCTCTCTCCTTCCTGCTGATCCCTATGATCGCGCCACAGCTCGCTTTTGGGCCGCTTACATTGATGAAAAGGTACCACTAAAAGTTCTCTGCTTCATCACTCACTCCCCTCTTTTCaacatcatatatatatatgacaaaAAATCTCAGTGGCCACTAAATTATTGATCGGATCATATTTTAACgatcaaactatttttcattAATAATTGGTCATTAAACAACTTAATCAATAAACTCATGACCATTTAGTTAATAATTAATCTTAATCTGTGAAATTAGTAGTACATGTGGCAAGGCGTGGGGATAATTTTATCCAACAACTACACGATCTTATTTCATAGATTAATTGTTAATTTCACAAATTAAGAACAATTATCAACCAAATGGTCATGGATTTATTGATTATATTGTTTAGTGGTCAATTACTGGCGAAAAATAATTTGATGGCCAAAATATGATCCGATCAATAATTTAGTGGTCACTGaaattttttatcttatatatatatatatataatacttTTTCTGCATATTCTTCAGTTATCATGTAGTACTACTACATTATAAGAAAAAGAGTCAATGGGTTTAATAAATGTGGCAGTGGTCTCCATTGGTGCGGAATCTTATAAATGCAACGGACGAGCAGTCAAAAGCAGCTGCAGCGGAGAAAGTATTTGAAGGCTTAAAATTGTTGGAGGATGCATTTGTGAATTCAAGCAAAGGGAAGGGCTTCTTTGGTGGAGAAAAATTAGGCTTCCTTGATGTTGTTCTGGGTTGCTACTTGGGATGGGTAAGGGCTGGAGAAATAATTACAGGTTTGAAAATACTGGACGAAACCAAGACAGCAGCCCTGGTGGGATGGGCTGAGAGGTTTACTTCTAATAAAGCTGTTGATGGTGTTATACCCGAGCCTGAGGAACTCGTTAGCTTTATGAAAATGCAAGCTAGGGCCGCTGCTGCTGCTGATGCTTCTTCAAAGTGAAAAGGCGCATCTTTCAATGAGCCCA
It contains:
- the LOC113766410 gene encoding glutathione S-transferase U17-like; translation: MAASDVKLLGARPSPFVNRVQVALNLKSIDYEFIPQNLAEKSELLLKSNPVHKKVPVLIHGDQPISESLVIVHYVDEVWSGPPSLLPADPYDRATARFWAAYIDEKWSPLVRNLINATDEQSKAAAAEKVFEGLKLLEDAFVNSSKGKGFFGGEKLGFLDVVLGCYLGWVRAGEIITGLKILDETKTAALVGWAERFTSNKAVDGVIPEPEELVSFMKMQARAAAAADASSK